A single region of the Desulfofalx alkaliphila DSM 12257 genome encodes:
- a CDS encoding DUF262 domain-containing protein, translating into MDKNIRIIPVSKIFTNVHYIVPIYQRNYAWGVSEIEQLIEDIDSSIGDSNKNYFLGNLIVNQRDDNVYEVIDGQQRLTTLFLLESYLGMNFAKDGLRFEAREKSNRTLNMLSKGNKNELIEELASVEILKGYQIIDSYFKSNNIDKNDLTKKLESVFIVRVQVPQGIDLNHYFEIMNTRGEQLELHEIAKAKFLEVLDTEQDKKTAALIWEKCSNMDSYIQMNFDPSVRKYLFTNDWSSIRDNINDFDTIKEFIHSEDEDNNLVPLIEILKNKKLFNNEISKDEVENERFESIISFPNFLLQINAVLNNLEEEDSTLDDKHFLNNLSWAWGDADKAKNFLFHMLKCRVLFDKYILKREYARDYKETGKWSLQRLERYNDGKGDKPKYVGTFGEDNSQNNKQLRTLQSCLRITYTSPKTMHWISLILTSLLENESCDIIEILEDYCKTKVFESKFENSSGFGFERIVFTYLDYLLYKNGYSYLGKEIIPPLYDEWQFQFRSSIEHFQPQNPVEGESWEADDLDGFGNLALITVSGNSKFSNLPPEGKITSYPCFW; encoded by the coding sequence TCATACCGGTATCAAAAATTTTTACTAATGTTCATTATATAGTTCCTATATATCAACGCAACTATGCTTGGGGAGTATCGGAGATAGAACAATTGATAGAAGATATTGATAGCTCTATTGGCGACTCTAATAAAAATTACTTTCTTGGAAACCTAATTGTTAATCAAAGGGATGATAATGTTTATGAAGTAATAGACGGGCAACAGAGGTTGACAACACTATTTCTATTAGAAAGTTATCTTGGTATGAATTTTGCTAAAGATGGGTTGAGATTTGAAGCACGGGAAAAATCAAACCGTACCCTTAACATGCTAAGCAAAGGAAACAAGAATGAGCTAATAGAGGAATTAGCATCTGTTGAAATCTTAAAGGGATATCAAATAATTGATAGCTATTTTAAATCTAATAATATAGATAAAAATGATTTAACTAAAAAACTGGAAAGTGTTTTTATTGTTCGTGTACAAGTTCCACAAGGTATAGATTTAAATCATTATTTTGAAATCATGAATACTCGTGGCGAGCAACTTGAACTTCATGAAATAGCAAAAGCAAAATTTTTAGAAGTATTGGATACAGAACAAGATAAAAAAACGGCAGCATTGATTTGGGAAAAATGCTCTAACATGGACTCGTATATACAAATGAATTTTGATCCCAGTGTTAGAAAGTATCTTTTTACAAATGATTGGTCTAGTATCAGGGATAATATTAACGATTTTGATACAATTAAGGAATTTATTCATAGTGAAGATGAAGACAATAATTTAGTTCCTTTGATTGAGATTCTAAAAAACAAGAAACTCTTTAATAATGAAATAAGTAAGGATGAAGTTGAGAATGAACGTTTTGAATCGATTATTTCGTTCCCAAATTTTTTACTTCAGATAAATGCTGTACTTAATAATTTAGAAGAGGAAGATTCAACCCTTGATGATAAACATTTCTTAAATAATTTATCATGGGCCTGGGGGGACGCTGATAAAGCAAAGAACTTTTTATTTCATATGTTAAAATGCCGTGTACTGTTTGATAAATATATATTGAAACGTGAATATGCTAGAGATTATAAAGAAACTGGGAAATGGTCGTTACAACGTTTAGAAAGGTATAATGATGGGAAAGGTGATAAACCCAAATATGTAGGAACATTTGGTGAGGACAATAGTCAGAATAATAAACAACTAAGAACTCTGCAATCCTGCTTGCGTATAACCTACACATCACCTAAAACTATGCATTGGATTTCATTAATATTAACAAGCTTATTAGAAAATGAATCATGTGACATTATTGAAATACTTGAAGATTACTGCAAAACAAAAGTTTTCGAATCAAAGTTTGAGAATTCTAGTGGATTTGGTTTTGAAAGAATCGTATTTACTTACCTTGATTATCTTTTATATAAGAATGGTTATTCTTATTTGGGCAAGGAAATTATTCCTCCATTATATGATGAGTGGCAGTTCCAATTTAGAAGTTCCATTGAACACTTTCAACCCCAAAATCCCGTTGAAGGTGAAAGCTGGGAAGCAGATGACCTTGATGGCTTTGGCAACCTCGCATTAATTACAGTGTCAGGAAACTCGAAGTTTTCTAATTTACCACCAGAGGGAAAAATCACCTCATATCCATGTTTTTGGTAA